From the Psychrobacillus sp. FSL K6-4046 genome, one window contains:
- a CDS encoding GNAT family N-acetyltransferase, translated as MNDHILLENNGFYISTDKGLLDIDVIYNYLTNESYWLKGVTRVLVEASIDNSVLCYGIYEGDPTSGAARQVGFARVVSDLVRHSWLGDVFVLPDYRGRGLSKWLMSVIVEHPNLKGTNFHLATKDAHSLYEQFGFKPLDSIEKRMARPHDWDAIHAGYNSVNKG; from the coding sequence ATGAATGATCATATTTTATTAGAAAACAATGGGTTTTATATAAGTACGGATAAGGGGTTACTAGATATCGATGTGATTTATAATTATTTAACGAACGAATCCTATTGGTTAAAAGGGGTAACAAGAGTATTAGTGGAGGCTTCCATAGATAACTCTGTATTGTGCTATGGCATATATGAGGGAGATCCAACATCTGGTGCAGCCAGACAGGTAGGGTTTGCTCGAGTAGTATCAGATTTAGTGAGGCATTCATGGCTAGGAGATGTATTTGTTTTACCTGATTACAGGGGGAGGGGCTTAAGCAAATGGCTGATGAGTGTTATTGTTGAGCATCCGAACTTAAAGGGAACAAATTTTCACTTGGCTACCAAGGATGCGCACTCCTTATATGAACAGTTTGGATTTAAGCCGTTAGACAGCATAGAAAAGAGGATGGCTAGACCGCATGACTGGGATGCTATTCATGCAGGCTACAACAGTGTAAATAAGGGATAG
- a CDS encoding SLC13 family permease yields the protein MQLAITFSILAISIVLFISNRIRADLVALLALLAFVITGILEPNEALVGFSNSVVIMIAGLFVVGAGIVRTGLAQIAGNLLLKWSGKSEQKLFILLLIITGSVGAFMSNTGTVALMLPIVISIAISINSSPSKYLIPLSYISSLSGLLTLIATPANLIVSQVLVDNGYEKLGFFEITPVGIIAIIVGILYFVVARNVVLPNGKKKDAFGAGHKLSPKQLAIDYELGGNLHRLKVPEHSLMIGKKLTDLKLPAKYHLAILKIDRKSTEGINLLPMTYQEMAGPLSTVQAKDVLYIQGSLKRTEELAKDYLLEVDDDDSMPDLLVSKQLGIAEVLLTPHSTLINETIASIKFREKYNLNILGVNRKGEYVLSEMADVRLRFGDALLVQGAWEEIELLAKATNDVVVIGQPKEHASMAAASGKAPIAGAIMLLMIILMISEIFPAVISVLIGAVLMVVTGCLRNMDDAYGKMNWESIILIAAMLPMATALEKTGGMVILSEGIINLLGDFGALGVLAGIYFITMVFGQFISNTATAVLFAPIAMTAALSMGANPYTFLIAIAVSSSMAFATPVASPTNALVMTAGGYKFFDFVKAGIPLQLIMFAVMMIVIPIFFPL from the coding sequence ATGCAGTTAGCAATAACCTTTAGTATATTGGCAATTAGTATTGTCTTATTTATAAGTAATCGAATACGAGCCGACTTAGTGGCATTGCTTGCACTTTTAGCCTTTGTTATTACTGGCATTTTAGAGCCGAACGAGGCGCTTGTTGGGTTTTCTAACTCTGTAGTCATTATGATAGCTGGTTTATTTGTCGTAGGAGCAGGCATTGTAAGAACTGGACTTGCCCAAATTGCGGGTAATCTCCTTCTTAAATGGTCTGGTAAAAGTGAACAAAAGCTATTTATTTTATTATTAATAATAACGGGTAGTGTTGGTGCATTTATGAGTAATACAGGAACGGTTGCATTAATGCTGCCAATCGTCATTAGTATTGCAATTAGCATCAATAGCAGCCCGTCCAAATATTTAATTCCACTGTCTTATATTAGCAGTTTATCTGGCTTATTGACCTTGATAGCAACGCCTGCCAACCTTATTGTCAGCCAGGTGCTAGTAGACAATGGCTATGAAAAGCTTGGATTTTTTGAAATTACGCCGGTTGGTATAATTGCTATTATTGTAGGTATTTTATATTTTGTTGTCGCGAGAAATGTAGTTCTTCCAAATGGCAAAAAGAAAGATGCTTTTGGTGCCGGTCATAAGCTATCGCCTAAACAGCTAGCGATTGATTATGAGCTTGGGGGAAATCTTCATCGCTTGAAGGTTCCTGAGCATTCTTTAATGATTGGAAAGAAGTTGACCGATCTAAAGCTACCGGCAAAGTATCATCTAGCGATTTTGAAGATAGACCGCAAATCCACAGAGGGGATCAATCTGTTACCAATGACGTACCAGGAGATGGCCGGTCCTCTCAGTACAGTCCAGGCAAAGGATGTCCTTTATATTCAAGGTTCCTTAAAGAGAACAGAGGAGCTAGCAAAGGATTATTTGTTAGAAGTGGATGACGATGATTCGATGCCGGACTTATTAGTTTCCAAACAGCTTGGAATCGCGGAGGTGTTATTGACTCCCCATTCCACATTAATTAATGAAACGATAGCGAGTATTAAGTTCCGCGAAAAATATAATTTAAACATTCTTGGCGTAAATCGCAAAGGGGAATATGTATTAAGTGAAATGGCAGATGTCCGTCTACGCTTTGGGGATGCCCTACTAGTACAAGGGGCATGGGAGGAGATTGAGCTCCTCGCAAAGGCTACCAATGATGTAGTGGTTATTGGCCAACCAAAGGAGCATGCAAGTATGGCGGCAGCTAGTGGTAAGGCGCCGATTGCTGGAGCTATTATGTTATTAATGATTATTTTAATGATTTCCGAAATATTTCCTGCCGTAATTTCTGTTTTAATAGGTGCGGTGTTAATGGTTGTGACCGGATGCTTACGTAACATGGATGATGCCTATGGAAAGATGAACTGGGAAAGTATCATACTTATAGCCGCCATGCTTCCGATGGCCACCGCATTAGAAAAGACAGGTGGTATGGTTATTTTATCGGAAGGCATTATCAATCTTCTAGGGGACTTTGGGGCATTAGGTGTCTTGGCAGGAATCTATTTTATCACCATGGTATTTGGGCAATTTATCTCTAACACGGCTACGGCAGTTTTGTTTGCACCAATTGCCATGACTGCAGCCCTTAGCATGGGAGCTAATCCATATACTTTCTTAATCGCTATTGCGGTATCGTCATCAATGGCTTTTGCAACTCCGGTTGCATCGCCGACCAATGCATTAGTTATGACGGCTGGGGGCTATAAATTTTTCGACTTCGTAAAGGCTGGGATCCCATTACAGCTTATTATGTTTGCAGTCATGATGATTGTAATTCCGATATTTTTCCCTTTATAA
- a CDS encoding NUDIX hydrolase translates to MKMPTHIAAAGGIVENEEGKILLVKTEHGGWVYPGGQIEVGENLIDGLTREIKEESGIDVEVSYLIGVYSNTGMYKWYDGITDVPTKVMFDFVCKPIGGELCTSEETSEVLWVSKDEVLSMITADAIRKRYQVYLEFEGKVVYQEYVTNPSFELKLNRTI, encoded by the coding sequence ATGAAAATGCCAACTCATATCGCTGCAGCAGGCGGTATCGTAGAAAATGAAGAGGGAAAAATTCTTTTAGTGAAAACAGAGCATGGCGGGTGGGTTTACCCAGGCGGCCAAATAGAGGTGGGAGAAAACCTGATAGATGGTTTAACGCGAGAAATAAAAGAAGAAAGCGGGATTGACGTAGAGGTATCCTATTTAATAGGGGTTTATTCAAATACCGGTATGTATAAATGGTACGATGGCATTACGGACGTCCCTACTAAAGTTATGTTTGATTTTGTTTGTAAACCAATTGGTGGGGAGCTATGCACTTCTGAGGAGACCTCTGAAGTACTATGGGTATCAAAGGATGAAGTACTTAGCATGATCACGGCTGATGCAATCAGGAAGAGATATCAAGTCTATTTGGAATTTGAGGGTAAAGTAGTGTATCAGGAATACGTAACTAATCCTTCATTTGAATTAAAATTAAACAGAACCATATAA
- a CDS encoding class I SAM-dependent methyltransferase: protein MGREFVNIFDGWAESYDASVSGKDPEYRDVFEGYDSILNEVVNRVSGTSIIEFGTGTGNLTALLVEKDLSVIGFEPNEKMREMTAKRFPDKEILDGDLLQFEIGEGKIDTIVSSFVFHHLTDEEKGKALKLYSELLEHNGKIVFADTAFITEEAKQDQIKKERARNFHNVADDLEREYYTTIPILTELFEEAGFQAHFSKMNDYVWIMDATKK from the coding sequence ATGGGTAGAGAATTTGTAAATATTTTTGATGGTTGGGCAGAGTCCTACGACGCATCGGTGTCAGGAAAAGACCCAGAATATCGTGATGTTTTTGAAGGCTATGATTCTATTTTAAATGAAGTAGTTAATCGAGTTTCCGGTACTTCTATAATAGAGTTTGGTACAGGGACGGGTAATTTAACAGCACTGTTAGTGGAAAAAGATTTAAGTGTAATTGGCTTCGAGCCAAATGAAAAAATGAGAGAAATGACGGCAAAACGATTTCCGGATAAGGAAATTCTAGACGGTGATTTACTTCAATTTGAAATTGGAGAGGGAAAAATAGATACAATTGTTAGTTCCTTTGTATTTCATCATCTAACGGATGAGGAAAAAGGAAAGGCTCTAAAGCTGTATTCCGAACTTCTCGAACATAACGGCAAGATAGTATTTGCGGATACTGCGTTTATCACAGAGGAAGCAAAGCAAGATCAGATAAAAAAAGAAAGAGCTAGAAACTTTCACAACGTAGCAGACGATTTAGAAAGAGAATACTATACAACGATTCCAATTCTAACGGAATTATTCGAGGAAGCAGGATTTCAAGCACATTTCTCGAAGATGAATGATTATGTCTGGATTATGGACGCAACGAAAAAATAA